One genomic window of Agrobacterium tumefaciens includes the following:
- a CDS encoding ABC transporter ATP-binding protein, whose product MPDLLNVKNIQSGYGRIPILFGIDLSIAEGEFVGILGHNGMGKSTLLRTLMGHIPATAGTITFAGTDVTRASPAARSRSGIGYVPQGRQIFPALSVIDNLRVAASRAGRKQTAIIEQVIEEFPRLKPILSRAGGVLSGGEQQIVALARCLCAEPQLVLLDEPTEGIQPSIIEEMKDTLKALARSRNLSILLVEQNLEFISDLATRVLVIKRGQLSGEIDSAKLHDADLAGDILPA is encoded by the coding sequence ATGCCTGACCTGCTGAACGTCAAGAACATCCAGTCCGGTTACGGGCGCATCCCGATCCTGTTCGGCATCGATCTGTCGATCGCAGAAGGCGAGTTCGTCGGCATTCTCGGCCACAACGGCATGGGAAAATCGACGCTGCTGCGGACGCTGATGGGCCATATCCCCGCAACCGCTGGCACGATCACTTTCGCCGGAACGGACGTGACCAGAGCTTCGCCAGCAGCACGATCACGGTCTGGGATCGGTTACGTGCCGCAAGGCAGACAGATCTTTCCGGCACTCTCAGTCATCGACAATCTGCGCGTCGCAGCGTCACGCGCGGGCAGAAAACAGACAGCGATTATCGAGCAAGTGATTGAGGAGTTTCCTCGCCTGAAGCCGATCCTTTCACGCGCTGGAGGCGTCCTTTCAGGAGGCGAGCAGCAGATTGTGGCGCTCGCGCGCTGCCTTTGCGCCGAGCCGCAATTGGTTCTGCTGGACGAACCCACTGAGGGTATTCAGCCTTCCATCATCGAGGAAATGAAGGACACGCTGAAGGCTCTCGCCCGCTCGCGCAACCTATCGATCCTGCTTGTGGAGCAGAACCTCGAATTCATCAGCGATCTCGCCACCCGTGTCCTCGTCATCAAGCGTGGACAGCTCTCCGGAGAGATAGATTCCGCCAAACTGCACGATGCCGACCTGGCTGGCGACATTCTGCCAGCCTGA
- a CDS encoding antibiotic biosynthesis monooxygenase encodes MITITAIIRVRKGYQQTMAQALLEVAEHVRANEPDTIGFHISQDAEDPCLFATYERFIDRAAMDLHNNSSVVARFFGIAKPILDGDVTLITADEISAKA; translated from the coding sequence ATGATCACGATCACCGCCATCATTCGCGTACGCAAGGGTTACCAGCAGACCATGGCCCAAGCCCTGCTCGAGGTCGCCGAGCACGTCCGCGCCAACGAGCCTGACACGATCGGCTTCCACATTTCTCAGGATGCTGAAGATCCTTGTCTATTCGCCACCTACGAGCGCTTCATCGATCGCGCCGCCATGGACCTGCATAACAACTCAAGCGTCGTCGCTCGCTTCTTTGGTATCGCCAAGCCGATCCTGGATGGCGACGTAACGCTGATCACCGCCGACGAAATTTCCGCAAAGGCGTAA
- a CDS encoding aldehyde dehydrogenase family protein, with amino-acid sequence MNAPVTLKRLGADAARFVAKEKKLFIDGQWVPAAENGTIDVIDPATGLVFDRVPDGTGSDIDKAVAAARRAFDDGPWATMTPADRGKLVWRLGDLVEKHADELAELEALDNGKPVTDARNGDVTFSYELLRYMAGWSTKICGQTIPLSAGAPFHAYTLREPIGVCGQIVPWNFSFMMAIWKVAPALAAGCTIVLKPAEQTPLTALRLAELVEEAGFPAGVFNVVTGYGETAGAALAAHPDVDKVAFTGSTEVGKKILDAAKGNLKKVSLELGGKSPMIVFADADPAVAIPAIAYGIFYNMGQTCTAGTRLYVHKDIADTILTGLKAFAEGMSIGVGLDPKTQIGPLVSQEQFDRVSAYVKAGLADGAKLYCGGNRAGSEGYFLEPTILTETSAEMSVVREEIFGPVLVVATFDDDGFEAIVKEANNSIYGLAGSVFTRDVSRAHKVAKKLKAGTIGVNTHHVIDPALPFGGFNQSGWGREQGYEAILLYTEVKSVGIAL; translated from the coding sequence ATGAACGCACCTGTCACCCTCAAGCGCCTTGGCGCCGATGCAGCCCGTTTCGTGGCCAAGGAGAAAAAGCTCTTCATCGATGGCCAATGGGTCCCAGCGGCGGAAAACGGCACGATCGACGTAATCGACCCCGCGACCGGGCTCGTTTTTGATCGAGTTCCCGACGGGACCGGAAGCGATATCGATAAAGCGGTAGCGGCCGCTCGCCGCGCCTTTGACGACGGACCGTGGGCCACCATGACGCCCGCTGATCGTGGCAAGCTCGTATGGAGGCTTGGTGATCTCGTCGAAAAGCATGCTGACGAGCTCGCCGAACTGGAGGCTCTCGATAACGGAAAGCCCGTGACCGACGCGCGAAACGGCGATGTCACCTTTTCCTACGAGCTTCTTCGATACATGGCAGGCTGGAGCACCAAGATCTGCGGCCAAACCATCCCGCTGTCTGCGGGCGCTCCTTTCCATGCCTACACGCTACGCGAACCGATCGGTGTCTGCGGCCAGATCGTGCCCTGGAACTTCTCGTTCATGATGGCGATCTGGAAAGTTGCGCCAGCGCTTGCCGCCGGGTGCACGATTGTCCTGAAGCCTGCAGAACAAACTCCGCTTACCGCCCTGCGTCTGGCCGAGCTCGTCGAGGAAGCAGGCTTCCCGGCGGGCGTGTTCAACGTCGTCACCGGGTACGGCGAGACAGCGGGTGCAGCCCTTGCCGCTCATCCCGACGTCGACAAGGTGGCTTTCACCGGATCCACCGAAGTTGGCAAAAAGATCCTCGACGCCGCGAAGGGAAACCTCAAGAAGGTCTCGCTGGAGCTAGGCGGGAAGTCGCCGATGATCGTCTTCGCAGATGCCGATCCGGCCGTTGCCATCCCTGCTATCGCCTATGGCATCTTCTACAACATGGGTCAGACGTGCACAGCGGGCACCCGTCTCTACGTCCATAAGGATATTGCTGATACCATCCTGACTGGCCTCAAGGCGTTCGCCGAGGGCATGTCCATTGGGGTCGGACTGGATCCGAAGACGCAGATCGGCCCGCTGGTCTCCCAGGAGCAGTTCGATCGTGTCAGCGCCTATGTGAAAGCAGGTCTGGCCGACGGCGCGAAGCTCTATTGCGGTGGAAATCGCGCCGGGTCAGAAGGCTATTTTCTCGAGCCTACCATCCTGACCGAAACCTCCGCTGAAATGTCGGTGGTGAGGGAAGAGATCTTTGGCCCGGTGCTTGTGGTGGCGACCTTTGACGACGACGGTTTCGAAGCCATCGTGAAGGAAGCCAACAACTCCATCTACGGTCTTGCAGGGAGCGTCTTCACGCGTGATGTAAGTCGAGCTCACAAGGTCGCGAAGAAGCTAAAAGCAGGCACCATCGGTGTGAACACCCATCATGTGATCGACCCTGCCCTGCCCTTCGGCGGATTCAACCAGTCGGGTTGGGGTCGTGAACAGGGATACGAGGCAATCCTGCTCTACACGGAAGTGAAGTCCGTCGGAATCGCCCTCTGA
- a CDS encoding Zn-dependent hydrolase, which translates to MQNLMIDGDRLWQTIMETAALGATADGGVRRLTLGEEDKQVRDWFRDECEAVGCTVEVDEVGNMFARRPGRSADALPIAIGSHLDTQPTGGKFDGILGVLAGLEIFRTLHAAGYETEMPLMLVNWTNEEGARFAPAMLGSGVHAGVFDKAFADSRTDADGVSFAEAIEDIGYRGTMPIRQIRFAAMFELHIEQGPVLERENADIGIVTGVQAMRWYDLAIRGREAHAGSTPMDMRCDALADAASIILETQAAARSLGAMATTGQLSIISPSRNVIPGHVTLSLDLRHESDEELDRLEAAVSHLIAKQCGERAHLEVVWNSPAVRFDPRCIQAVREAAEKSHATTSEIVSGAGHDSVYVSRVAPTAMIFIPCKDGVSHNPAESAEKDQCTMGTQVLLETIIAYQSSMASEQQTFQRQS; encoded by the coding sequence ATGCAAAACCTTATGATCGATGGCGATCGGCTCTGGCAGACGATCATGGAGACGGCTGCCTTGGGCGCCACTGCTGACGGTGGCGTGCGCCGCCTTACTCTCGGTGAAGAAGACAAACAGGTCCGTGATTGGTTTCGTGATGAATGCGAGGCAGTCGGGTGCACCGTGGAGGTTGACGAAGTCGGCAACATGTTCGCACGACGTCCCGGGCGATCCGCTGATGCGCTGCCAATCGCCATCGGCAGTCATCTCGATACGCAGCCCACGGGCGGAAAATTCGACGGCATCCTCGGTGTGCTGGCAGGCCTGGAGATATTTCGAACACTGCACGCCGCCGGATATGAGACCGAGATGCCGCTCATGCTCGTCAACTGGACGAACGAAGAAGGCGCCCGTTTCGCTCCTGCTATGCTTGGCTCCGGTGTCCATGCGGGTGTGTTCGATAAAGCCTTCGCAGATAGCCGCACCGATGCTGACGGTGTCTCCTTCGCAGAAGCCATCGAGGATATCGGATACCGCGGAACCATGCCGATCAGACAGATCCGCTTCGCGGCCATGTTCGAACTCCACATTGAACAGGGGCCCGTCCTTGAACGAGAGAACGCCGATATCGGCATCGTCACCGGGGTGCAGGCCATGCGCTGGTACGATCTGGCAATCCGCGGCCGTGAGGCGCATGCCGGATCCACACCGATGGACATGCGCTGCGACGCGCTTGCCGATGCCGCCAGCATCATTCTTGAGACGCAGGCCGCGGCGCGCTCCCTTGGGGCCATGGCGACGACAGGGCAGCTCTCGATTATCTCACCCTCGCGCAATGTCATTCCCGGCCATGTAACCCTCAGCCTCGATCTGCGCCATGAAAGCGACGAGGAACTGGATCGATTGGAAGCAGCTGTTTCTCACCTCATCGCAAAACAATGCGGGGAACGCGCACACTTGGAAGTCGTCTGGAACAGCCCAGCTGTACGTTTCGATCCGCGCTGCATCCAGGCTGTTCGGGAAGCCGCAGAAAAATCGCACGCGACCACAAGTGAGATCGTGTCGGGCGCAGGGCATGATTCAGTGTATGTTTCCCGCGTCGCTCCGACCGCGATGATCTTCATACCCTGCAAGGACGGCGTAAGCCATAACCCCGCTGAAAGTGCCGAAAAGGATCAGTGCACGATGGGCACGCAAGTGCTCCTCGAGACAATAATCGCCTACCAATCAAGCATGGCGTCCGAACAACAGACGTTCCAGCGTCAGAGCTAG
- a CDS encoding 4-aminobutyrate--2-oxoglutarate transaminase: MTNIELSNRRSDAISRGVGVTTQVYAERAENAEIWDVEGRRYIDFAAGIAVVNTGHRHPKVIAAVKDQLDRFTHTCHQVVPYENYVRLAERLNNAVPGNFKKKTIFVTTGAEAVENAIKIARAATNRSAIIAFSGGFHGRTFMGMSLTGKVVPYKVGFGAMLPDVYHAPFPVELHGYPVEDSLAVLDKLFKADVDPNRVAAFIVEPVQGEGGFYEVPKAFMLKLREIADQHGILLIADEVQTGFARTGKLFAMEHYSVVADITTMAKGLGGGFPIAAVTGRADLMDAPGPGGLGGTYGGNPIGVAASNAVLDVIEEEGLSERAAALGARLKQRLQSLTNAVLQIADVRGPGFMNAVEFNVPGSKTPNAEFTNKVREKALEKGLILLTCGVYGNVIRFLAPLTIQDEIFSEALDILEDTLRECAKEA, from the coding sequence ATGACAAACATCGAACTTTCAAATCGCCGCTCGGACGCCATCTCGCGCGGCGTGGGTGTGACTACCCAGGTTTACGCCGAGCGTGCCGAGAACGCTGAAATCTGGGATGTTGAAGGTCGCCGCTATATCGATTTCGCTGCGGGGATCGCGGTGGTCAATACCGGGCACCGCCACCCAAAAGTGATCGCTGCAGTCAAGGACCAGCTCGATCGCTTCACACACACCTGCCATCAGGTCGTTCCGTACGAGAATTACGTTCGTCTTGCAGAGCGCTTGAACAACGCCGTTCCAGGCAACTTCAAGAAGAAGACTATCTTCGTAACGACGGGCGCCGAGGCTGTCGAAAATGCCATCAAGATCGCGCGAGCAGCGACCAACCGATCAGCGATTATTGCTTTCAGTGGTGGCTTCCACGGCCGCACCTTCATGGGCATGTCGTTGACCGGAAAGGTCGTGCCTTACAAAGTCGGATTCGGTGCGATGCTGCCCGATGTCTATCACGCACCGTTCCCGGTCGAACTGCATGGCTATCCGGTCGAGGATTCGCTGGCGGTGCTCGACAAGCTATTCAAGGCCGACGTCGATCCGAACCGGGTCGCGGCCTTCATCGTCGAACCTGTGCAGGGCGAAGGCGGCTTCTACGAGGTGCCGAAGGCCTTCATGCTCAAGCTTCGTGAGATCGCTGACCAGCACGGCATCTTGCTGATTGCTGATGAAGTCCAGACTGGTTTTGCCCGTACTGGGAAACTTTTCGCGATGGAGCACTATAGTGTCGTGGCCGATATCACGACGATGGCCAAGGGGCTCGGCGGTGGCTTCCCGATCGCCGCCGTGACAGGCCGTGCGGACCTCATGGACGCTCCTGGTCCGGGCGGCCTCGGTGGCACGTACGGCGGCAACCCGATCGGAGTGGCGGCAAGCAATGCCGTCCTCGACGTTATCGAGGAAGAAGGCCTCAGCGAGCGGGCGGCGGCGCTAGGCGCCCGGCTGAAGCAGCGCCTGCAGTCGCTTACCAATGCTGTACTGCAGATCGCCGACGTTCGTGGCCCTGGCTTCATGAATGCCGTCGAGTTCAACGTTCCGGGGAGCAAGACGCCAAATGCGGAATTCACCAACAAAGTGCGCGAGAAAGCGCTGGAAAAGGGTCTGATCCTTCTCACATGCGGCGTCTACGGCAATGTCATCCGTTTCCTGGCACCGCTCACCATTCAAGATGAGATCTTCTCCGAAGCGCTCGATATCCTGGAAGATACGCTGCGCGAATGCGCGAAGGAGGCTTGA
- a CDS encoding NAD-dependent succinate-semialdehyde dehydrogenase, with product MAIGNALLNKLKDPSLVTHKALIAGEWLAAADSGKTFDVTNPSTGEVIATLPDMGRAETARAVDAAYKAQKAWAKKTGKERASVLRNLYDLMIANADDLAAILTMEMGKPFPEARGEIVYGASYVEWFGEEAKRIYGDTIPGHQPDKRLIVLKQPVGVVAAITPWNFPNAMLTRKFAPAVAAGCTMVSKPAAETPLSALSLAVLAESAGLPAGVFNVITSTDSSSVGKEFTENEKVRKLTFTGSTGVGKILMRQGADQIMKLGLELGGNAPFIVFDDADLDAAVEGAMISKYRNNGQTCVCANRLYVQSGIYDAFARKLAAKVYAMKVGDGFEQGVNAGPLITRKAVAKVEEHISDAVSKGAKVAVGGEPDAKGGLFFQPTILTGVTADMKIAREETFGPVAPLFKFDTEEEVIELANATEFGLASYFYAKDLSKVMRVAEALEYGMVGINTGLISTEAAPFGGIKQSGHGREGSKYGIEDYLEIKYLCLSV from the coding sequence ATGGCCATCGGCAACGCTCTGCTCAACAAATTGAAGGATCCGTCGCTCGTCACGCATAAGGCCCTGATTGCGGGCGAATGGCTGGCGGCCGCCGATAGCGGTAAGACGTTCGATGTCACCAATCCGTCAACCGGAGAGGTCATCGCGACCTTGCCGGATATGGGTCGCGCAGAGACGGCGCGGGCCGTGGACGCGGCCTACAAAGCGCAGAAGGCTTGGGCGAAAAAAACGGGCAAGGAGCGCGCGTCGGTGCTTCGAAATCTATACGACCTCATGATTGCAAATGCCGACGATCTGGCTGCCATCCTTACCATGGAGATGGGCAAGCCGTTTCCGGAGGCACGCGGCGAGATCGTCTACGGCGCCTCCTACGTCGAATGGTTTGGCGAAGAGGCCAAGCGAATTTACGGCGACACGATACCGGGCCATCAACCCGACAAGCGGCTTATCGTGCTGAAGCAGCCTGTCGGCGTTGTCGCAGCGATCACGCCTTGGAATTTCCCAAACGCCATGCTCACGCGAAAGTTCGCACCTGCTGTTGCGGCTGGATGCACCATGGTCTCCAAGCCCGCGGCGGAAACACCTCTTTCGGCTCTATCCCTTGCCGTGCTCGCCGAAAGCGCTGGACTGCCCGCAGGGGTATTCAATGTGATCACATCCACGGACTCGTCCTCCGTGGGTAAGGAGTTCACGGAGAATGAGAAAGTTCGAAAACTTACATTCACGGGCTCGACTGGCGTCGGCAAGATCCTAATGCGCCAGGGCGCCGATCAGATCATGAAGCTTGGCCTCGAGCTTGGCGGCAATGCACCGTTCATCGTTTTCGACGACGCTGATCTCGATGCGGCCGTCGAAGGAGCCATGATCTCGAAATACCGCAACAATGGACAAACCTGCGTCTGCGCCAACCGTCTCTATGTCCAGTCTGGCATCTATGACGCATTCGCAAGGAAGCTGGCGGCGAAGGTTTACGCAATGAAGGTTGGTGACGGTTTCGAGCAGGGCGTCAATGCCGGGCCATTGATCACCCGGAAAGCGGTGGCGAAAGTCGAGGAACATATTTCCGACGCTGTTTCAAAGGGTGCAAAGGTCGCCGTCGGTGGCGAACCGGATGCCAAGGGCGGCCTGTTCTTCCAGCCGACGATCCTAACTGGCGTGACCGCTGATATGAAGATTGCGAGGGAAGAGACCTTCGGTCCCGTCGCGCCGCTCTTCAAGTTCGATACAGAGGAAGAGGTAATCGAACTCGCGAACGCCACGGAGTTCGGCCTTGCGTCGTATTTCTATGCCAAGGATCTTTCCAAGGTCATGCGCGTAGCAGAAGCGCTCGAATACGGGATGGTGGGCATCAACACGGGGCTCATATCGACGGAAGCCGCTCCGTTTGGAGGCATCAAGCAATCTGGCCACGGCCGGGAGGGTTCGAAGTATGGGATCGAGGACTACCTGGAGATTAAATATCTGTGCCTCTCGGTGTGA
- a CDS encoding SMP-30/gluconolactonase/LRE family protein: MLTKWFEVHDERFESLVLPNVHVDTLFSEGRWLEGPVYVPAGRYLLFSDIPNNRVLRFDEVNGLVTPFLHAANFTNGHTLDPQGRVLSCEHLSRSVTRVEHDGSVTVIADAFEGKQLNSPNDVVVASNGAVWFTDPTYGIATEYEGGRIESEIGSRNVYRVATDGSIRAVLTDFVQPNGLAFSPDGRTLYVVDSGRKPAALYAFDVGGDNALANRRLLRECDVGIYDGIRLDRHGNIWAGVGDGVQCLSSDGTLLGRIVLPEAAANLCFGGPYRNRIFICATRSLFAVYVNTTPVRARYRDLT, encoded by the coding sequence GTGCTGACAAAATGGTTCGAGGTGCACGACGAGCGGTTTGAAAGTCTCGTGCTGCCGAATGTTCACGTGGATACGCTGTTTTCCGAGGGAAGATGGCTGGAGGGACCGGTCTACGTACCGGCCGGCCGCTACCTGCTTTTCTCGGACATTCCAAACAACCGCGTGCTGCGCTTCGACGAGGTTAACGGTCTCGTCACCCCGTTCCTGCATGCCGCCAACTTCACCAACGGTCACACGCTGGACCCGCAGGGCCGCGTGTTGTCCTGCGAGCATCTCTCTCGCTCGGTCACGCGCGTGGAGCATGATGGCAGCGTCACCGTGATCGCGGATGCCTTCGAAGGCAAGCAGCTCAACTCGCCGAACGACGTGGTCGTCGCCTCCAACGGGGCAGTGTGGTTTACCGATCCGACCTATGGAATTGCAACCGAGTACGAAGGTGGGCGGATCGAGAGCGAGATCGGCAGCCGCAACGTCTATCGCGTCGCGACTGATGGCTCCATCAGAGCCGTGCTGACGGATTTCGTCCAGCCGAACGGGCTCGCCTTTTCGCCGGATGGCCGGACACTCTATGTCGTCGACAGCGGCCGCAAGCCGGCGGCGCTCTATGCCTTTGATGTCGGCGGCGACAACGCCTTGGCAAACAGGCGATTACTGCGCGAATGCGACGTCGGCATCTATGATGGCATCCGCCTCGACCGGCATGGCAACATCTGGGCGGGGGTTGGCGATGGCGTTCAATGCCTGTCATCGGATGGGACGTTGCTCGGCCGGATCGTTCTGCCGGAAGCGGCCGCCAACCTATGCTTTGGCGGCCCGTATAGGAATAGAATTTTTATCTGCGCGACGCGCAGTCTGTTCGCGGTTTACGTAAACACGACGCCAGTTCGAGCGCGATACCGAGACTTAACTTGA
- a CDS encoding hydroxypyruvate isomerase family protein, with amino-acid sequence MPRFAANLTMMFNEHAFFDRFQAAADAGFEAVEYLFPYDYSADVVAERLQAAGLKQALFNMPPGDWAAGERGLAALPERRDEFRQAVGKAVEYAKAIGSPLLHMMAGIADANNPAATASYRDALANAADLTARDGIGLVIEPINGRDMPGYFLNDFNRAIGFIADLNHANVRLQFDIYHRQIMHGDVLVGLEKAMPLIGHVQIASVPKRNEPGTGELDDFRIFAALDELGYRGYVGCEYRPAGETVAGLGWMKRL; translated from the coding sequence ATCCCACGTTTTGCCGCCAACCTCACCATGATGTTCAACGAACACGCGTTTTTCGATCGCTTTCAGGCAGCAGCCGATGCGGGCTTCGAAGCTGTCGAATATCTCTTCCCATATGATTATTCAGCCGATGTCGTTGCCGAACGGCTCCAGGCAGCCGGATTGAAGCAGGCTCTCTTCAACATGCCACCCGGCGATTGGGCCGCCGGCGAGCGCGGCCTCGCGGCCTTGCCCGAGCGGCGCGACGAGTTCCGCCAGGCGGTGGGCAAGGCGGTGGAGTACGCCAAGGCCATCGGATCGCCGCTTCTCCACATGATGGCGGGGATCGCGGATGCGAACAATCCGGCTGCAACCGCGTCTTACCGCGACGCGCTCGCGAATGCCGCCGATCTGACGGCGCGCGATGGCATCGGCCTTGTGATAGAGCCGATCAACGGCCGCGATATGCCCGGCTATTTCCTCAACGACTTCAATCGCGCCATCGGCTTCATCGCCGATCTCAACCACGCAAACGTCAGGCTGCAGTTCGATATTTATCATCGGCAGATCATGCACGGCGACGTGCTTGTCGGTCTCGAAAAGGCAATGCCTTTGATCGGGCATGTGCAGATTGCATCGGTGCCGAAGCGCAACGAGCCGGGAACCGGTGAACTCGACGATTTCAGGATCTTTGCCGCACTCGATGAACTCGGCTACCGTGGCTATGTCGGCTGCGAATACCGGCCGGCGGGGGAAACGGTTGCCGGGCTGGGGTGGATGAAGCGGCTCTGA
- a CDS encoding NAD(P)-dependent oxidoreductase, giving the protein MAGSTHVAIVGLGSMGLGMARSLLRAGHTVSGCDISDAALSSLEAAGGRPVQTPAMAARDAQIAVIVVVNAAQTEAVLFGPDGAVAALAPGSVVISSATISPAEAKNFAQRAGKHGILYLDAPISGGSAKADQGSLTVMASGSPESFAAARPALDAMASTVYELGDDVGVGSSFKIVNQLLAGVHIAVACEAITFAKSLGLDISRVFDAITRSAGNSWMFENRIPHVVAGDYTPHSAVSIVTKDLGIVSDIGRQQKFPLPIASAALQLFLMTEAAGMGQDDDSSVARLLASIAGLQLPGMDKEV; this is encoded by the coding sequence ATGGCCGGATCCACCCACGTAGCAATCGTCGGATTGGGCTCGATGGGCCTTGGCATGGCACGCTCGCTTCTGCGGGCCGGCCACACGGTTTCTGGCTGCGACATCAGCGATGCGGCCCTTTCCAGCCTCGAGGCCGCTGGCGGAAGGCCAGTTCAGACGCCGGCGATGGCCGCAAGGGATGCGCAGATCGCCGTTATCGTCGTCGTCAACGCGGCGCAGACAGAGGCCGTCCTGTTCGGTCCCGACGGCGCTGTTGCGGCGTTGGCGCCCGGCTCCGTCGTGATATCATCGGCAACCATCTCACCGGCTGAGGCCAAGAACTTCGCCCAAAGGGCCGGCAAGCATGGGATCCTTTATCTCGATGCCCCGATCAGTGGCGGTTCGGCCAAGGCCGATCAAGGCTCACTGACGGTCATGGCCTCCGGTTCGCCCGAGAGCTTTGCCGCGGCCCGGCCGGCGCTCGATGCGATGGCATCAACCGTTTACGAACTCGGCGACGATGTCGGCGTTGGCTCATCGTTCAAGATCGTCAACCAGCTGCTGGCGGGCGTCCATATCGCCGTTGCCTGCGAAGCGATCACCTTCGCCAAGAGCCTAGGACTCGATATCTCGCGGGTCTTCGACGCCATTACAAGATCGGCCGGCAACAGCTGGATGTTCGAAAACCGCATTCCGCATGTCGTCGCCGGCGATTACACGCCCCACAGCGCCGTATCGATCGTCACCAAGGATCTTGGCATCGTCTCCGACATCGGCCGGCAGCAGAAATTCCCTCTTCCGATCGCCAGCGCCGCTTTGCAGCTTTTCCTGATGACCGAAGCGGCTGGCATGGGGCAAGATGACGATTCTTCCGTCGCCCGCCTTCTGGCGTCGATCGCCGGGCTGCAACTGCCCGGCATGGACAAGGAGGTCTGA
- a CDS encoding amidohydrolase family protein, with amino-acid sequence MAPVKLFSAARILVGPNLEPMAHAAILVENGKIAAVGPRSDVQSPSGTEIIDLGDATLVPGLIDAHLHTFGVDSTRLHTLATEHESYRAARTLSELRELLHAGFTSARCLGSTIGPQVRRAIDEGFAEGPRLKVAGGFISSTSGTWDSSGTPLLIARSGGELADGVEGLVLKVRERVRQGADFIKLGLSKGGVHDRYHAWGDDPLNQVACYSVAEVRAAVDEAHRNGLRVSAHAIGEDAVKLALDGGIDVIEHGYGISDETRQRIVAEGKIVVTTLSQIHYHRQAYDKFNYPEWEREVYERHWVYMLRDFKRGLEDGVRFALGTDLVGAPTHPLSAAAMEFVLTVQCGMAPSAVLRAGTIIAAEVLGSQSVTGSIEVGKFADLIATKLDPTKDISTLLEPTLVVKGGDLIRTKVAHSCSVESD; translated from the coding sequence ATGGCACCGGTCAAGCTATTTAGCGCGGCACGAATTCTCGTGGGACCGAATCTGGAACCTATGGCGCATGCGGCGATCCTGGTCGAGAATGGTAAGATCGCGGCTGTCGGCCCGCGCTCAGACGTGCAGTCGCCGAGTGGCACCGAGATTATCGACCTTGGCGACGCCACGCTTGTACCGGGACTGATCGACGCGCACCTCCATACTTTCGGCGTGGACAGCACCCGGCTTCATACGCTTGCAACCGAGCATGAGAGCTACCGTGCCGCGCGGACACTGAGCGAATTGCGCGAATTGCTGCATGCAGGCTTCACGTCCGCGCGATGCTTGGGATCAACAATCGGTCCGCAGGTCCGTCGCGCAATCGATGAAGGTTTTGCCGAAGGTCCACGCCTGAAGGTTGCCGGCGGCTTCATTTCATCGACGTCAGGCACGTGGGATTCGAGCGGCACGCCGCTTTTGATCGCGCGCTCTGGCGGGGAACTCGCCGATGGCGTCGAGGGTCTTGTCCTCAAAGTTCGCGAGCGCGTCCGGCAGGGTGCCGACTTTATCAAGCTCGGCCTTTCCAAGGGCGGCGTGCATGACCGCTATCACGCCTGGGGTGACGATCCGCTGAACCAGGTCGCTTGCTACAGTGTCGCGGAAGTCCGGGCAGCCGTCGATGAAGCGCATCGCAACGGGCTGAGAGTGAGCGCGCACGCCATTGGCGAAGACGCGGTCAAACTCGCTCTGGATGGCGGCATCGATGTGATCGAGCACGGTTACGGGATCAGCGACGAGACGCGGCAGAGGATCGTGGCGGAAGGCAAGATCGTCGTCACGACGCTCTCGCAGATCCATTACCACCGTCAGGCCTACGACAAGTTCAACTATCCGGAATGGGAGCGCGAGGTTTACGAGCGTCATTGGGTCTATATGTTGCGAGATTTCAAACGTGGATTGGAGGATGGTGTCCGTTTTGCACTGGGCACCGATCTCGTCGGCGCTCCAACTCATCCTTTAAGCGCTGCTGCCATGGAATTCGTTCTTACCGTCCAATGCGGAATGGCGCCGTCAGCGGTTCTTCGCGCGGGCACCATCATTGCCGCCGAAGTTCTGGGATCGCAATCGGTCACAGGCTCGATCGAGGTCGGCAAGTTCGCTGACTTGATTGCCACAAAACTGGACCCCACGAAGGACATATCCACTCTTCTAGAGCCAACTTTAGTTGTGAAAGGTGGCGACCTTATACGAACTAAGGTCGCTCACAGCTGTAGCGTGGAATCCGACTAG